The following are encoded in a window of Platichthys flesus chromosome 11, fPlaFle2.1, whole genome shotgun sequence genomic DNA:
- the atn1 gene encoding atrophin-1 isoform X1: MKTRTHKESMPMRSGRRRGASEERRGRRPHSSPTRPERNDRQTQRGAVEELAGNRFSRRSQGHDSSESEGEELVSPPKRQKVQDSVSTPNPPTSTHSTDSSAPSTVPPPTSVASQSRESDNEDGQSQGSRSSVVGSLANSSSSLSSGRDIDQDNRSSSPSLSASPLGSLDSDSDGPDSPKQGEREREKSKEGGAGRVSGEERRALREGRGEDSCGDGEKRDVDARIEDCPSLKPPSTPCSSSGLTPSLRGAGDSTNDSNSGRKSYFSLDSKLMCKVEYGGPVGGDGALSGNRMNSKASTQCVTKTTISGDFSHNSPNIPHSLPPPLPPPPALKPLELGGQNLPAEVKTERDKIEKADKLLDKAQSTPPSLLPQTGPQPQSQPQTQTSTHPHHYSSSSWQGGTATGCQGSWGYTRYPSNHHPHQPQHQPPVQQQQLPSVYNPPSSRHSSSHPSYLPHPHPHPHREYLPRYAGGGGERERGAAGERERGVRGECGGRELNREFSAPIGNSSNNSSGGNSNSACGGIGGPNSIQGREFGGQSAGQNREFQSSGRDGPNLAPERRDFGPAFRDREREREREREGGREFPLPNQNQSRDFGPNGAGGGHPRDKDGGRWGEFGGQTREVVGNSNPNNSSIPQGNPPSSTSGLPVTPMLNRDPPASPQNNPNHPSHSSLPPHPHPHPPNSSNRDFPPSMDQAQTPSSGADHFHREYTPPGGKDFPAGAPPSTGTNREYLSSPGVTPNLGREYAGPGGTQHPHPPHPHYQSAPRDRERDSNLREPALYQNRGGPSQPPALSPSSSSTHHVHPPNPPYPPPPQPPLAPPQTSHAQPPPSGMTPNVRSQHYQSSSQTPPTPLSPLPSPSTNQMGGFSSFPPGSSSAPNMPLAGPGVPSSCSPGCRPSPFHGTLNNHPPFSGTYHSNGNSGSNMANSNSNNSAPNSSNTNSQSLSPQNMSKGPPPLSNSANNNSVSAPASSSSLPSGDGHSDSGPPPPPVIIKEEPIEDREENESPPLVLRSPSPEPKPVDIPIHASQSARFHKVLDRGNGNSCARSDVLFVPLDGSKLWKKRNEMIERARREVEQRARDLREKERERERERERERELDRHLQQQKDVNAAGVCRQGSSLFFPSSSSIILDPSSSSSGNPVSHQPPHPQHHQHPHVHLSQAHHLHPSLSHSIPHSLLMPSMGGASAMVGGQQGALGMGLGGPYLGPDTPALRTLSEYARPHAMSPLGAASRAQAHHQQMHHGHPHVHPSFFLPQFQNHALAHPHHMPADAATAAAILGFLYGGSIEGGPVVGGHPGMAGGQIPGGFGGAGFGGVGFPHAMAAHRDRMKQGFEFKSDERVYHPGSIPDHAALALAHSHSHAHANAHVHAHAHSLLLGGGPAGSNEVSVYGTPPPPAPPGPPHLQNPSLAPVTRPPNPPAPQSLSNPPPPSLLPPSLPSHPSSAAPTAPTAPATPAAPPPAPPPPAPPTSNAASLHHPVPHSSFPSALSSHLAPAPAPAAPPEAYPTPTRSPASYERDRSEERERDRERDRAALPPFGDRERERERERERGGSGGGGGAGGGSGGGGTGGGGGGENPGRLQMLNVTPHHHQHSHIHSHLHLHQQDTAAGGVHPLMDPLASGSPLARLPYPGATLGTPILAHPLTDSEVLRQQLFGEEKAPRPCAPFRDLPQPSSLTGPMSAAHQLQAMQQAQSAELQIQRLALEQQWIHHHHHHSLTQDEYYSHLKKESDKTL; the protein is encoded by the exons atgaaaacaaggacacacaaagaaTCG ATGCCCATGCGCAGTGGGCGGCGGCGGGGGGCGAGTGAGGAGAGAAGGGGCAGACGCCCGCACTCCAGCCCCACTCGCCCTGAACGCAACGATAGACAGACG CAAAGAGGTGCTGTTGAGGAATTGGCTGGAAATCGCTTCAGTCGCAGATCACAAGGGCATGATTCATCAGAGAGTGAGGGGGAGGAACTTGTGTCTCCTCCAAAGAGGCAGAAAGTTCAG GATTCAGTCTCTACGCCAAACCCTCCAACATCAACACACTCGACTGACAGCTCGGCTCCTTCCACTGTCCCACCTCCAACCTCGGTTGCCAGCCAATCTCGTGAGAGTGACAACGAAGATGGCCAATCTCAGGGCAGCAGGAGTTCGGTTGTTGGGAGCTTGGCCAATAGCAGCAGCAGTCTGAGCAGCGGGCGGGATATAGACCAGGACAATCGTTCCTCATCTCCGagtctctctgcctcccctctGGGTAGCCTTGACTCTGATTCTGACGGCCCAGACTCACCAAagcaaggagagagggaacgagagAAAAGCAAGGAAGGGGGGGCGGGGAGGGTGTcaggcgaggagaggagagcgctacgagaggggagaggagaggactcCTGTGGAGATGGAGAAAAGCGAGATGTGGATGCAAGAATTGAAGACTGTCCTTCTCTTAAGCCCCCCTCCACTCCGTGCTCTTCCTCTGGTCTGACGCCCTCCCTCCGGGGAGCAGGGGACTCAACGAATGACAGCAATAGCGGGAGGAAGTCCTACTTCTCCCTGGACTCCAAATTAATGTGTAAAGTTGAGTATGGTGGACCAGTGGGTGGCGATGGTGCACTTAGTGGCAACCGAATGAATTCCAAAGCCAGCACACAGTGCGTGACCAAGACAACTATCTCGGGAGACTTTTCCCACAACAGCCCCAACATTCCACACTCCTTaccccctcctctcccacctCCACCTGCCTTGAAGCCCTTGGAGCTCGGGGGACAAAACCTGCCTGCTGAggttaaaacagaaagagacaaaatagaaaaagcaGACAAACTCCTGGACAAGGCTCAGTCTACTCCTCCCTCGCTGCTGCCACAGACCGGCCCCCAGCCACAGTCCCAGCCTCAGACCCAGACCTCCACCCACCCTCATCACtacagctcctccagctggcAGGGTGGCACGGCAACTGGTTGCCAGGGGAGCTGGGGCTACACCCGTTACCCTAGCAACCACCACCCACACCAACCACAGCACCAGCCCccggtgcagcagcagcaacttccCTCTGTTTACAACCCTCCGTCCTCTCGccactcctcctcccacccCTCTTACCTCccccatcctcatcctcacccccACAGGGAGTACCTTCCCAGGTACGCCGGAGGgggaggggaaagagagaggggggctgcaggagagagggagaggggagtgAGGGGGGAGTGTGGGGGGAGAGAGCTGAACAGGGAGTTCTCTGCTCCCAttggcaacagcagcaacaataGTAGTGGGGGTAATAGTAATAGTGCTTGTGGTGGAATAGGTGGACCCAACAGCATCCAAGGCAGGGAGTTTGGGGGTCAGTCAGCGGGTCAGAACCGGGAGTTCCAAAGTTCTGGGAGAGATGGACCTAACTTAGCTCCTGAAAGAAGAGACTTCGGTCCCGCTTTTAGAGACAGGGAGCGAGAAAGGGAACGGGAAcgtgagggaggaagggagtTTCCTTTGCCAAACCAAAATCAGAGTAGAGACTTTGGTCCCAATGGAGCTGGAGGGGGGCATCCCAGAGACAAAGATGGAGGCAGATGGGGTGAGTTTGGGGGTCAGACAAGAGAGGTTGTTGGAAACAGTAACCCAAACAACAGCTCTATCCCCCAGGGTAACCCTCCAAGTTCCACCAGCGGTTTACCTGTGACCCCAATGCTGAACCGAGACCCACCTGCATCACCCCAAAACAATCCTAACCACCCCTCTCATTCCTCCCTGCcaccacacccccacccccatcccccAAACTCATCAAACCGAGACTTTCCTCCTTCAATGGACCAGGCACAAACTCCCTCCTCGGGAGCCGACCACTTTCACAGAGAGTACACTCCCCCTGGAGGAAAAGACTTTCCTGCCGGGGCGCCTCCTTCTACTGGCACAAATAGAGAGTACCTCAGCTCCCCTGGGGTGACTCCAAACCTTGGACGAGAGTATGCAGGGCCTGGAGGAACCCAACATCCCCACCCACCTCACCCCCACTACCAGTCTGCtcccagagacagagaaagggacTCAAACCTGCGAGAGCCAGCATTGTACCAAAACCGTGGAGGCCCAAGTCAACCTCCTgcactctctccttcctcctcgtccaccCATCACGTCCACCCTCCAAATCCTCCTTACCCACCGCCACCTCAGCCCCCTCTAGCCCCACCTCAAACCTCCCATGCCCAGCCACCCCCTTCGGGTATGACACCCAATGTACGCTCCCAGCACTACCAGTCCTCGTCCCAGACTCCTCCAACCCCTCTTTCTCCCTTACCCAGCCCATCCACCAATCAGATGGGAGGCTTCTCATCTTTTCCACctggctcctcctctgcaccCAACATGCCACTTGCTGGACCAGGTGTGCCATCCAGCTGTTCACCTGGATGTCGCCCCTCCCCTTTCCATGGCACTTTGAACAACCATCCTCCATTCAGTGGAACGTACCACTCCAATGGGAACAGTGGCAGTAACATGGCCAATAGCAATAGCAACAATAGCGCACCCAATAGCAGCAATACCAACTCACAGTCTCTCTCGCCTCAAAATATGTCCAAAGGACCCCCGCCTCTTAGTAACTCTGCCAACAACAACAGCGTCTCGGCTCCCGCCTCCAGTTCTTCACTTCCGAGTGGAGACGGACATTCCGATTCGGGCCCGCCTCCCCCACCTGTCATCATCAAGGAAGAACCAATAGAAGACAGGGAAGAGAATGAAAGCCCACCTTTGGTGTTGAGAAGCCCTTCTCCTGAACCCAAACCTGTAGACATCCCTATCCACGCCAGTCAATCAGCACG GTTTCACAAGGTTCTTGACCGTGGCAACGGGAACTCCTGTGCCCGCAGCGATGTCCTCTTTGTCCCGTTGGATGGCTCCAAACTGtggaagaagagaaatgagATGATTGAAAGGGCCCGGAGGGAGGTCGAACAGCGGGCCAGAGacctgagagaaaaagagagggaaagagagcggGAGCGGGAGCGTGAGAGGGAACTGGATCGACATCTACAG cagcagaaggatgTCAACGCCGCTGGAGTGTGTCGCCAGGGCTCCTCACTCTTCtttccctcctcgtcctctatCATCCTTGatccttcatcttcctcctcaggcAACCctgtttcccatcagccccctcACCCCCAGCATCATCAACATCCACATGTTCACCTTTCTCAAgcacatcatcttcatccttccctctctcactctatcccccactccctcctcatGCCATCCATGGGTGGGGCATCAGCCATGGTTGGAGGCCAACAGGGAGCCCTAGGAATGGGTTTAGGAGGTCCGTACCTGGGCCCAGACACCCCAGCACTGAGAACCCTGAGCGAGTACGCTCGCCCTCATGCTATGTCTCCTCTCGGAGCAGCAAGCCGTGCCCAGGCTCACCACCAACAAATGCACCATGGTCATCCCCATGTCCACCCTTCATTTTTCCTTCCTCAGTTCCAAAATCATGCTTTAGCCCACCCCCATCATATGCCTGCTGatgcagctacagcagcagccaTCTTGGGTTTTTTGTATGGGGGCAGCATTGAAGGTGGTCCAGTTGTGGGTGGCCACCCAGGAATGGCTGGAGGCCAGATACCTGGAGGGTTTGGGGGAGCAGGATTCGGAGGAGTTGGCTTTCCTCATGCGATGGCTGCACATCGAGATCGAATGAAGCAAGGGTTTGAATTTAAGAGCGATGAGCGGGTTTACCATCCAGGGTCCATACCCGATCATGCAGCTCTCGCACTTGCCCACTCACATTCACATGCCCATGCCAACGCCCATGTGCATGCGCATGCGCATTCCCTGCTCCTTGGAGGAGGTCCTGCGGGATCTAATGAGGTGTCAGTCTATGgcactcctcctcccccagctCCCCCTGGCCCTCCACACCTCCAGAACCCAAGCCTGGCCCCAGTAACTCGACCTCCCAACCCTCCAGCCCCTCAGTCTCTCTCCAATCCAcctcccccatctctcctcccACCCTCACTCCCCTCTCACCCTTCATCCGCGGCACCCACTGCCCCCACAGCCCCGGCcacccctgctgctcctccgccagctcctcctccacctgctccaccgACCTCCAATGCCGCCTCACTTCATCACCCAGTCCCTCATTCTTCTTTTCCCAGCGCTCTGTCCTCTCATCTGGCACCAGCCCCTGCTCCAGCCGCTCCCCCCGAGGCCTACCCCACTCCCACTCGCTCACCCGCCTCTTATGAGCGAGAcaggagtgaggagagagagcgggacAGGGAGCGAGACAGAGCAGCTTTGCCGCCATTTGGGgacagagagcgagaaagagagagggagagagaaagaggaggaagtggtggaggaggtggagcaggagggggaagtggaggaggaggaacaggtggaggaggtgggggagagaATCCGGGACGTCTTCAGATGCTAAACGTGACGCCTCATCATCACCAGCATTCACACATCCACTCACATCTTCACCTACACCAGCAAGACACAG CGGCGGGCGGGGTTCACCCCCTGATGGACCCGTTGGCGTCGGGGTCTCCTTTGGCACGCCTCCCATATCCAGGAGCCACGCTAGGCACTCCCATCCTGGCTCACCCCCTCACTGACAGCGAGGTGCTCCGCCAACAGCTGTTCGGTGAGGAGAAGGCTCCTCGTCCAT GTGCTCCTTTCCGTGACTTGCCCCAGCCGTCCTCCCTCACTGGACCCATGTCAGCAGCCCACCAGCTCCAGGCCATGCAGCAGGCCCAGAGTGCCGAGCTGCAAATCCAGAGACTGGCCCTGGAACAACAGTGgatccatcaccaccaccaccactccctCACCCAGGACGAGTACTACAG TCACCTGAAGAAAGAAAGCGACAAGACCCTGTGA
- the atn1 gene encoding atrophin-1 isoform X2, with product MKTRTHKESMPMRSGRRRGASEERRGRRPHSSPTRPERNDRQTQRGAVEELAGNRFSRRSQGHDSSESEGEELVSPPKRQKVQDSVSTPNPPTSTHSTDSSAPSTVPPPTSVASQSRESDNEDGQSQGSRSSVVGSLANSSSSLSSGRDIDQDNRSSSPSLSASPLGSLDSDSDGPDSPKQGEREREKSKEGGAGRVSGEERRALREGRGEDSCGDGEKRDVDARIEDCPSLKPPSTPCSSSGLTPSLRGAGDSTNDSNSGRKSYFSLDSKLMCKVEYGGPVGGDGALSGNRMNSKASTQCVTKTTISGDFSHNSPNIPHSLPPPLPPPPALKPLELGGQNLPAEVKTERDKIEKADKLLDKAQSTPPSLLPQTGPQPQSQPQTQTSTHPHHYSSSSWQGGTATGCQGSWGYTRYPSNHHPHQPQHQPPVQQQQLPSVYNPPSSRHSSSHPSYLPHPHPHPHREYLPRYAGGGGERERGAAGERERGVRGECGGRELNREFSAPIGNSSNNSSGGNSNSACGGIGGPNSIQGREFGGQSAGQNREFQSSGRDGPNLAPERRDFGPAFRDREREREREREGGREFPLPNQNQSRDFGPNGAGGGHPRDKDGGRWGEFGGQTREVVGNSNPNNSSIPQGNPPSSTSGLPVTPMLNRDPPASPQNNPNHPSHSSLPPHPHPHPPNSSNRDFPPSMDQAQTPSSGADHFHREYTPPGGKDFPAGAPPSTGTNREYLSSPGVTPNLGREYAGPGGTQHPHPPHPHYQSAPRDRERDSNLREPALYQNRGGPSQPPALSPSSSSTHHVHPPNPPYPPPPQPPLAPPQTSHAQPPPSGMTPNVRSQHYQSSSQTPPTPLSPLPSPSTNQMGGFSSFPPGSSSAPNMPLAGPGVPSSCSPGCRPSPFHGTLNNHPPFSGTYHSNGNSGSNMANSNSNNSAPNSSNTNSQSLSPQNMSKGPPPLSNSANNNSVSAPASSSSLPSGDGHSDSGPPPPPVIIKEEPIEDREENESPPLVLRSPSPEPKPVDIPIHASQSARFHKVLDRGNGNSCARSDVLFVPLDGSKLWKKRNEMIERARREVEQRARDLREKERERERERERERELDRHLQQQKDVNAAGVCRQGSSLFFPSSSSIILDPSSSSSGNPVSHQPPHPQHHQHPHVHLSQAHHLHPSLSHSIPHSLLMPSMGGASAMVGGQQGALGMGLGGPYLGPDTPALRTLSEYARPHAMSPLGAASRAQAHHQQMHHGHPHVHPSFFLPQFQNHALAHPHHMPADAATAAAILGFLYGGSIEGGPVVGGHPGMAGGQIPGGFGGAGFGGVGFPHAMAAHRDRMKQGFEFKSDERVYHPGSIPDHAALALAHSHSHAHANAHVHAHAHSLLLGGGPAGSNEVSVYGTPPPPAPPGPPHLQNPSLAPVTRPPNPPAPQSLSNPPPPSLLPPSLPSHPSSAAPTAPTAPATPAAPPPAPPPPAPPTSNAASLHHPVPHSSFPSALSSHLAPAPAPAAPPEAYPTPTRSPASYERDRSEERERDRERDRAALPPFGDRERERERERERGGSGGGGGAGGGSGGGGTGGGGGGENPGRLQMLNVTPHHHQHSHIHSHLHLHQQDTAAGGVHPLMDPLASGSPLARLPYPGATLGTPILAHPLTDSEVLRQQLFGAPFRDLPQPSSLTGPMSAAHQLQAMQQAQSAELQIQRLALEQQWIHHHHHHSLTQDEYYSHLKKESDKTL from the exons atgaaaacaaggacacacaaagaaTCG ATGCCCATGCGCAGTGGGCGGCGGCGGGGGGCGAGTGAGGAGAGAAGGGGCAGACGCCCGCACTCCAGCCCCACTCGCCCTGAACGCAACGATAGACAGACG CAAAGAGGTGCTGTTGAGGAATTGGCTGGAAATCGCTTCAGTCGCAGATCACAAGGGCATGATTCATCAGAGAGTGAGGGGGAGGAACTTGTGTCTCCTCCAAAGAGGCAGAAAGTTCAG GATTCAGTCTCTACGCCAAACCCTCCAACATCAACACACTCGACTGACAGCTCGGCTCCTTCCACTGTCCCACCTCCAACCTCGGTTGCCAGCCAATCTCGTGAGAGTGACAACGAAGATGGCCAATCTCAGGGCAGCAGGAGTTCGGTTGTTGGGAGCTTGGCCAATAGCAGCAGCAGTCTGAGCAGCGGGCGGGATATAGACCAGGACAATCGTTCCTCATCTCCGagtctctctgcctcccctctGGGTAGCCTTGACTCTGATTCTGACGGCCCAGACTCACCAAagcaaggagagagggaacgagagAAAAGCAAGGAAGGGGGGGCGGGGAGGGTGTcaggcgaggagaggagagcgctacgagaggggagaggagaggactcCTGTGGAGATGGAGAAAAGCGAGATGTGGATGCAAGAATTGAAGACTGTCCTTCTCTTAAGCCCCCCTCCACTCCGTGCTCTTCCTCTGGTCTGACGCCCTCCCTCCGGGGAGCAGGGGACTCAACGAATGACAGCAATAGCGGGAGGAAGTCCTACTTCTCCCTGGACTCCAAATTAATGTGTAAAGTTGAGTATGGTGGACCAGTGGGTGGCGATGGTGCACTTAGTGGCAACCGAATGAATTCCAAAGCCAGCACACAGTGCGTGACCAAGACAACTATCTCGGGAGACTTTTCCCACAACAGCCCCAACATTCCACACTCCTTaccccctcctctcccacctCCACCTGCCTTGAAGCCCTTGGAGCTCGGGGGACAAAACCTGCCTGCTGAggttaaaacagaaagagacaaaatagaaaaagcaGACAAACTCCTGGACAAGGCTCAGTCTACTCCTCCCTCGCTGCTGCCACAGACCGGCCCCCAGCCACAGTCCCAGCCTCAGACCCAGACCTCCACCCACCCTCATCACtacagctcctccagctggcAGGGTGGCACGGCAACTGGTTGCCAGGGGAGCTGGGGCTACACCCGTTACCCTAGCAACCACCACCCACACCAACCACAGCACCAGCCCccggtgcagcagcagcaacttccCTCTGTTTACAACCCTCCGTCCTCTCGccactcctcctcccacccCTCTTACCTCccccatcctcatcctcacccccACAGGGAGTACCTTCCCAGGTACGCCGGAGGgggaggggaaagagagaggggggctgcaggagagagggagaggggagtgAGGGGGGAGTGTGGGGGGAGAGAGCTGAACAGGGAGTTCTCTGCTCCCAttggcaacagcagcaacaataGTAGTGGGGGTAATAGTAATAGTGCTTGTGGTGGAATAGGTGGACCCAACAGCATCCAAGGCAGGGAGTTTGGGGGTCAGTCAGCGGGTCAGAACCGGGAGTTCCAAAGTTCTGGGAGAGATGGACCTAACTTAGCTCCTGAAAGAAGAGACTTCGGTCCCGCTTTTAGAGACAGGGAGCGAGAAAGGGAACGGGAAcgtgagggaggaagggagtTTCCTTTGCCAAACCAAAATCAGAGTAGAGACTTTGGTCCCAATGGAGCTGGAGGGGGGCATCCCAGAGACAAAGATGGAGGCAGATGGGGTGAGTTTGGGGGTCAGACAAGAGAGGTTGTTGGAAACAGTAACCCAAACAACAGCTCTATCCCCCAGGGTAACCCTCCAAGTTCCACCAGCGGTTTACCTGTGACCCCAATGCTGAACCGAGACCCACCTGCATCACCCCAAAACAATCCTAACCACCCCTCTCATTCCTCCCTGCcaccacacccccacccccatcccccAAACTCATCAAACCGAGACTTTCCTCCTTCAATGGACCAGGCACAAACTCCCTCCTCGGGAGCCGACCACTTTCACAGAGAGTACACTCCCCCTGGAGGAAAAGACTTTCCTGCCGGGGCGCCTCCTTCTACTGGCACAAATAGAGAGTACCTCAGCTCCCCTGGGGTGACTCCAAACCTTGGACGAGAGTATGCAGGGCCTGGAGGAACCCAACATCCCCACCCACCTCACCCCCACTACCAGTCTGCtcccagagacagagaaagggacTCAAACCTGCGAGAGCCAGCATTGTACCAAAACCGTGGAGGCCCAAGTCAACCTCCTgcactctctccttcctcctcgtccaccCATCACGTCCACCCTCCAAATCCTCCTTACCCACCGCCACCTCAGCCCCCTCTAGCCCCACCTCAAACCTCCCATGCCCAGCCACCCCCTTCGGGTATGACACCCAATGTACGCTCCCAGCACTACCAGTCCTCGTCCCAGACTCCTCCAACCCCTCTTTCTCCCTTACCCAGCCCATCCACCAATCAGATGGGAGGCTTCTCATCTTTTCCACctggctcctcctctgcaccCAACATGCCACTTGCTGGACCAGGTGTGCCATCCAGCTGTTCACCTGGATGTCGCCCCTCCCCTTTCCATGGCACTTTGAACAACCATCCTCCATTCAGTGGAACGTACCACTCCAATGGGAACAGTGGCAGTAACATGGCCAATAGCAATAGCAACAATAGCGCACCCAATAGCAGCAATACCAACTCACAGTCTCTCTCGCCTCAAAATATGTCCAAAGGACCCCCGCCTCTTAGTAACTCTGCCAACAACAACAGCGTCTCGGCTCCCGCCTCCAGTTCTTCACTTCCGAGTGGAGACGGACATTCCGATTCGGGCCCGCCTCCCCCACCTGTCATCATCAAGGAAGAACCAATAGAAGACAGGGAAGAGAATGAAAGCCCACCTTTGGTGTTGAGAAGCCCTTCTCCTGAACCCAAACCTGTAGACATCCCTATCCACGCCAGTCAATCAGCACG GTTTCACAAGGTTCTTGACCGTGGCAACGGGAACTCCTGTGCCCGCAGCGATGTCCTCTTTGTCCCGTTGGATGGCTCCAAACTGtggaagaagagaaatgagATGATTGAAAGGGCCCGGAGGGAGGTCGAACAGCGGGCCAGAGacctgagagaaaaagagagggaaagagagcggGAGCGGGAGCGTGAGAGGGAACTGGATCGACATCTACAG cagcagaaggatgTCAACGCCGCTGGAGTGTGTCGCCAGGGCTCCTCACTCTTCtttccctcctcgtcctctatCATCCTTGatccttcatcttcctcctcaggcAACCctgtttcccatcagccccctcACCCCCAGCATCATCAACATCCACATGTTCACCTTTCTCAAgcacatcatcttcatccttccctctctcactctatcccccactccctcctcatGCCATCCATGGGTGGGGCATCAGCCATGGTTGGAGGCCAACAGGGAGCCCTAGGAATGGGTTTAGGAGGTCCGTACCTGGGCCCAGACACCCCAGCACTGAGAACCCTGAGCGAGTACGCTCGCCCTCATGCTATGTCTCCTCTCGGAGCAGCAAGCCGTGCCCAGGCTCACCACCAACAAATGCACCATGGTCATCCCCATGTCCACCCTTCATTTTTCCTTCCTCAGTTCCAAAATCATGCTTTAGCCCACCCCCATCATATGCCTGCTGatgcagctacagcagcagccaTCTTGGGTTTTTTGTATGGGGGCAGCATTGAAGGTGGTCCAGTTGTGGGTGGCCACCCAGGAATGGCTGGAGGCCAGATACCTGGAGGGTTTGGGGGAGCAGGATTCGGAGGAGTTGGCTTTCCTCATGCGATGGCTGCACATCGAGATCGAATGAAGCAAGGGTTTGAATTTAAGAGCGATGAGCGGGTTTACCATCCAGGGTCCATACCCGATCATGCAGCTCTCGCACTTGCCCACTCACATTCACATGCCCATGCCAACGCCCATGTGCATGCGCATGCGCATTCCCTGCTCCTTGGAGGAGGTCCTGCGGGATCTAATGAGGTGTCAGTCTATGgcactcctcctcccccagctCCCCCTGGCCCTCCACACCTCCAGAACCCAAGCCTGGCCCCAGTAACTCGACCTCCCAACCCTCCAGCCCCTCAGTCTCTCTCCAATCCAcctcccccatctctcctcccACCCTCACTCCCCTCTCACCCTTCATCCGCGGCACCCACTGCCCCCACAGCCCCGGCcacccctgctgctcctccgccagctcctcctccacctgctccaccgACCTCCAATGCCGCCTCACTTCATCACCCAGTCCCTCATTCTTCTTTTCCCAGCGCTCTGTCCTCTCATCTGGCACCAGCCCCTGCTCCAGCCGCTCCCCCCGAGGCCTACCCCACTCCCACTCGCTCACCCGCCTCTTATGAGCGAGAcaggagtgaggagagagagcgggacAGGGAGCGAGACAGAGCAGCTTTGCCGCCATTTGGGgacagagagcgagaaagagagagggagagagaaagaggaggaagtggtggaggaggtggagcaggagggggaagtggaggaggaggaacaggtggaggaggtgggggagagaATCCGGGACGTCTTCAGATGCTAAACGTGACGCCTCATCATCACCAGCATTCACACATCCACTCACATCTTCACCTACACCAGCAAGACACAG CGGCGGGCGGGGTTCACCCCCTGATGGACCCGTTGGCGTCGGGGTCTCCTTTGGCACGCCTCCCATATCCAGGAGCCACGCTAGGCACTCCCATCCTGGCTCACCCCCTCACTGACAGCGAGGTGCTCCGCCAACAGCTGTTCG GTGCTCCTTTCCGTGACTTGCCCCAGCCGTCCTCCCTCACTGGACCCATGTCAGCAGCCCACCAGCTCCAGGCCATGCAGCAGGCCCAGAGTGCCGAGCTGCAAATCCAGAGACTGGCCCTGGAACAACAGTGgatccatcaccaccaccaccactccctCACCCAGGACGAGTACTACAG TCACCTGAAGAAAGAAAGCGACAAGACCCTGTGA
- the LOC133965462 gene encoding zinc finger protein 16-like — MSLMMSLKVFLSERLAAAADEIFGAVEKTIYEYKEEISRSKDLEISRLRMQLKLLKSEPVEDRCLSAQLQQHTHHHHPPTSPPPPPPPPPEQHHQSSPAEEAPEAHACEEDGGRSPEQEHPEPSQVKKEQHRGHRDFWIAHDEEQLDGLESDIKDFISSPASLKAGLQDHALPFHPYHHLHLHHHLHNNGSGDEGKDKPYCCSVCEKRFSNCSHLAAHIRTHTGERPYRCEICRKTFITTSALNRHQTIHTEGKQFVCNFCGKSFKWMESLGRHTRSVHKRDNVPV; from the exons ATGTCCTTGATGATGTCCCTGAAAGTTTTCCTCAGCGAGAGGCTGGCGGCGGCCGCGGACGAGATATTCGGAGCTGTGGAGAAAACAATATACGAGTACAAAGAGGAGATTTCTCGCTCGAAAGACCTGGAGATCAGTCGACTGAGGATGCAGCTGAAGCTTCTGAAGTCAG agCCTGTGGAGGACAGATGCCTCTCagcccagctgcagcagcacacccatcaccaccatcctccaacctccccccctcctcctcctcctcctcctcctgagcagCACCATCAGTCATCCCCTGCAGAGGAGGCCCCTGAGGCCCATGCCTGCGAGGAGGACGGGGGTCGCAGCCCGGAGCAGGAGCACCCAGAGCCCTCGCAGGTGAAGAAGGAGCAGCACAGGGGCCACAGAGATTTCTGGATAGCTCACGACGAGGAGCAGCTGGACGGCCTGGAGTCAGACATCAAAGATTTCATCTCGTCCCCTGCCAGCCTCAAAGCCGGCCTGCAGGACCACGCCTTACCCTTCCACCCCTACCACCACCTGCACCtgcaccaccacctccacaaCAATGGCAGCGGGGACGAGGGCAAAGACAAACCCTACTGCTGCTCCGTGTGCGAGAAACGCTTCAGCAACTGCTCGCACCTGGCGGCTCACATCCGGACGCACACGGGCGAGAGGCCGTACAGGTGTGAGATCTGCAGGAAGACCTTCATCACGACGAGCGCCCTGAACAGACACCAGACCATCCACACCGAGGGGAAACAGTTTGTGTGTAACTTCTGCGGTAAATCCTTCAAGTGGATGGAGTCTCTGGGCAGACACACGAGGAGCGTTCACAAGAGGGACAATGTGCCTGTATGA